From a single Desulfitibacter sp. BRH_c19 genomic region:
- a CDS encoding ammonium transporter, translated as MFVLFAAFLVFFMHAGFTMLECGFTQAKNTVNILMKNVSTISIGTLCYFLVGFGLMFGSSKYGFFGSDGYALVFKGDVDFGIPTLAFWFFQAVFAATAATIVSGAVAERAKFSTYILFTIIITSIIYPVVGHWTWGGGWLDSLGFVDFAGSTIVHSVGGWAALVGAFLLGPRIGKYTASGKVNPIPGHNIPLGTLGVLFLWFGWFGFNPGSTLSPFDPDLALVAANTLIAGATGTVSALLFTWIRYKKPDITLTLNGTLAGLVGITAGAQALSFVGALFTGIIAGVILVVAVELFDQILKIDDPVGAISVHGVCGAFGTIAVGLFAVDGGLLYSGSFSLLGVQIVGVLAVMAWSITVAFIAFKILGAFIGLRVSEAEEVEGLDVNEHGVEAYNNLVSKSAYAAGIVPDISNQPIVVKSN; from the coding sequence ATGTTTGTACTATTTGCCGCTTTCCTGGTGTTTTTCATGCATGCAGGCTTTACGATGCTTGAATGCGGATTTACTCAAGCAAAAAATACTGTAAATATTCTTATGAAAAATGTTTCTACTATTTCAATAGGTACTTTATGTTACTTTCTTGTAGGTTTTGGATTAATGTTTGGCTCAAGCAAATATGGCTTTTTTGGAAGTGACGGTTATGCTCTTGTTTTTAAAGGAGATGTTGATTTCGGAATACCTACCTTGGCTTTCTGGTTTTTTCAGGCAGTTTTTGCAGCTACAGCTGCAACTATAGTATCTGGTGCAGTAGCTGAAAGAGCTAAGTTTAGTACTTACATTCTTTTTACAATCATAATTACATCTATTATATACCCTGTGGTGGGTCACTGGACCTGGGGTGGAGGTTGGTTAGATTCATTAGGATTTGTTGATTTTGCAGGATCTACTATTGTCCACAGCGTTGGTGGTTGGGCAGCCCTTGTTGGAGCATTTCTTTTAGGACCTCGTATTGGCAAATACACAGCTTCTGGGAAGGTAAATCCTATTCCTGGTCACAATATTCCCCTTGGAACATTGGGAGTTTTATTCTTATGGTTTGGCTGGTTTGGATTTAACCCTGGAAGCACTTTAAGTCCTTTTGATCCAGATCTTGCCTTGGTTGCTGCAAACACTCTCATTGCAGGGGCTACTGGAACAGTAAGTGCACTTTTATTTACCTGGATAAGATACAAAAAACCAGACATTACTTTAACACTAAACGGCACTCTAGCTGGTTTAGTTGGCATTACAGCAGGTGCTCAGGCTCTTTCATTCGTAGGTGCTTTATTTACTGGTATCATTGCAGGTGTTATACTTGTAGTAGCAGTTGAACTATTTGATCAAATATTAAAGATAGATGATCCGGTTGGTGCTATATCAGTTCACGGAGTATGTGGTGCTTTTGGAACAATTGCAGTAGGTTTGTTTGCTGTAGATGGCGGCCTATTATATTCAGGTTCCTTCTCTCTTCTTGGAGTTCAAATAGTGGGTGTTCTTGCAGTTATGGCTTGGAGTATAACAGTTGCATTTATTGCATTTAAAATTCTTGGAGCATTTATTGGATTAAGAGTATCTGAAGCAGAAGAAGTCGAGGGTCTGGATGTTAACGAGCACGGCGTTGAGGCATATAACAATCTTGTGAGTAAATCAGCATATGCAGCCGGTATTGTGCCGGATATTAGTAATCAACCAATAGTAGTTAAATCTAACTAA
- a CDS encoding transcriptional regulator, whose translation MKRIDCIIRPTKIEDVKESLNKIGVNGMTVSQVLGYGMQKGHKHSYRGNEYNVNLLPKIMVSIVIDDEMLDSAIDSIIEGSRTGEIGDGKIFIYNVEEAIRIRTGEKGKEAL comes from the coding sequence ATGAAAAGAATAGATTGTATTATTCGACCTACAAAAATAGAAGATGTTAAAGAAAGTCTAAATAAGATTGGTGTTAATGGAATGACAGTTAGCCAAGTACTTGGTTATGGTATGCAAAAGGGACATAAGCATTCATATAGAGGAAATGAATATAATGTTAATCTCCTACCTAAAATAATGGTGTCTATCGTAATTGATGACGAAATGTTAGATAGTGCTATAGATAGTATAATAGAAGGCTCTAGAACAGGTGAAATTGGCGATGGAAAGATATTTATCTATAATGTTGAGGAAGCTATAAGAATTAGAACTGGAGAAAAAGGCAAAGAAGCATTATAA